The Tachyglossus aculeatus isolate mTacAcu1 chromosome 22, mTacAcu1.pri, whole genome shotgun sequence genome window below encodes:
- the FADD gene encoding FAS-associated death domain protein yields MDPFLCLLHKFAMNLKESEIASIKFLSGPKVGKKKLQEVQSGIDLFTILMEQNEISRSNVDFLREMFQSLKREDLLADLDKFEKYGSDTEDLLDPRERERLSAAFDIICEHVGREWKKLIRTLGVTDTKIDSIVYAHPYDMTEQFRQCLKAWQNIKRNEANVSHLFEALRKCKMNLVADILSEKLQAMEQ; encoded by the exons ATGGATCCATTTTTATGCTTATTGCATAAATTCGCCATGAATTTAAAGGAAAGTGAAATTGCTAGCATCAAGTTTTTGAGCGGACcaaaagttggaaaaaaaaaactacaagaGGTCCAAAGTGGAATCGATCTTTTCACCATTCTGATGGAACAAAATGAAATCTCCAGAAGCAACGTTGACTTCCTTAGGGAGATGTTCCAATCACTTAAAAGGGAAGATCTGTTGGCTGACTTGGACAAGTTTGAAAAATATGGATCTGATACCGAAGATCTACTAGACCCAAGGGAAAGGG agcgACTGAGTGCAGCATTTGATATTATATGTGAGcatgtgggaagagaatggaaaaagctGATTCGCACCCTTGGAGTTACCGACACCAAAATTGATAGCATTGTTTATGCACACCCTTATGACATGACGGAACAATTCAGGCAGTGCCTCAAAGCCTGGCAGAATATAAAGAGGAACGAAGCAAATGTTTCTCACCTGTTCGAAGCCCTTCGCAAATGTAAAATGAACCTGGTGGCCGATATTCTCAGTGAGAAGCTTCAAGCGATGGAACAATAA